The Pigmentiphaga aceris DNA segment GCGCGCACGTTGTTGCCACTTCCGCCCGTGCCGGCAGCAGCCGGGCCGGCGGCAGACAGGCGCAGACGATCACGCTCATCAGGGGCCGGGGCAGCCTTGTCGGAGGTCGTGGCAGAGATCGTGCCCGATGCCTGTTGCGGCGTGGCCGCAGTGCCGCCACGACGCGCGGTCGCGCCGCTACGTCCGGCACGCAGGCGTTCGAATTCGGCTTGCTGGGTGGCCAGGTTGCGGCGTGCGGCAGCCTGGTCGATGCTGCGAACGGTTTCTGCATCGGGGACACGCAAGGTGGACCCGGCGCGCAAGCGGTTCACATTGCCACTGTCGAAGGCCGACGGATTGGCCTGTTGCAAGGCCACCAGAATCTGTTCAAGGCTGGCACCGGTATAACCGATGCGTTGCGCAACACCGCTGAGCGTATCGCCGCGCGCCACACGAATCTCGGACGTGGTGGTCGCGCCGCGCAGCGGTGCCGGGGGATCGACGAAGAAGGAATACTGTCGAATGAACCGGCCGCTTGCCCAGTTCAAGTCGACCAGCAGGTCAACGACACGTGCCTCGATGGGCGCATCGGAGCTGACCCGGACCACCTTGCGGCCGTCGGGCAAGTCCGCCAGCGCGACACGCACCGAGGACAGGAAATCAGGATGATCGAGTTGGGTCTGACGATAGATCTCGGCAGGCGCAAGCGCAGCACGCAAGGACTCGGCCTCGCCAGGCTGCACCGCAGTCACTTCGATCTGGGCGCGTAGCGGCTCCCCCGAGCCCGACAACACCGTCAATCGTCCCAGGCTTGCCGCCTGGCCGGCCGAAGCCGTCAATATCCCACCCGCTGCCAATACCACCAGTGCAGCTTTGCGCACCCGCTCCGACGCCGTGGTCTCGGCCCGGTCCAACCCAAATGAATCGCGAAGCACGCCGCTTCCCCGTATTTCTTCTAATCGGCCGAACATAACATCGGGCTCATAGCTGAGCAAGCGAAGACGTAAGCCTGGCGCGCCTCAGGGCTCGATTGTCAGCTCTGCAGTGAAACCGTAACCCACGCCGTGATAGGTATTGACAGGCAGCACAACTGAGGTTTCATGCATGACTTTCTGACGCAGACGTCGAACCATCGAGTCCAGGCGACGTTGGTCATAGGTCAGATAATCATCGCCGAATGCCGCAACGATGCGCTTGCGCGACACTGGCTGCCCCTGCCCTTCGGCCAGGGTTTTCAGAAATACGAATTCCAGGCTGGTCAGGGCGACATCGATACCGCTGGGAAGCGTCAGGCGATGCGCACCGATTCGCAGACGCCAGCTGCTCGGGGCAGGCAGGCGGCGTTGCAAGGCATTGACCACGGCGGCAAGCTCATCGAGCCGAACCGGTTTGGTCAGGTAATGGTCGGCACCCAGACTGAAACCCAGCACCTTGTCGTGACTGGTCGTGCGCGCCGTAAACATGACCAAGCCGATGTCTGCGCGCTGCCGGCGCAACGACGCCACCAGGTCCAGGCCATCGCCGTCGGGCAGGCCACGGTCGATGATGGCAATATCGACGGGCGTGCGTGGATCGGCAATACGGTTCTGAAACGCCTGAATATTTCCCGCCTCGCTGACGACATGGCCCTGAGCGACTAGAAAATCGACCAATTCCTCACGCAGCTCTGCTTCGTCTTCCAACAATAATAAATGGGCCATGGGATATCCTGCGGCTGAGAAATCGCTTTTCGATGCTACGGGACGCGTTGCGTAGCGGACTGACGAATTCTGACATTGTGTGCATGGATGGGAAAATGCTTTACCCTTGATGTATCGCTGCCCCCCGCCCACCCATGCCGCTTTCACTGCGCGTACTCGCCGCCGTATTCTTCTGCCTGCTTGCAGGCGGAATAAGCGCAGCGCCAATCATTGATATTGGCTCATCAAACACTCACTACGTCAGCGATGACAACGTCGGGGTATTGGTTGATTCCTCGCATGAATTAACCCTGCAAGACATCATGCGTCTTGCGCCGACGGCATTTTCAGACCAGCAAAGCCTGCAGCTGGGCTTCACCTCTTCCACGGTCTGGCTGCGACTCAACGTCTATCGCCATCTGCACGCGCCTCCAACGTGGTGGCTGGTATTCGACCAACCTTTGCTCGACCTGATCCATGTATACGTTCCCGCCAGCGATGGTTCGTATCAGGAACGGCGCGGTGGCATTAATCTGCCCTTCGGTGCCCACGAGATTGTTTCTCGCCGCCCCGCTTTTGCAGTAGATCTGCCCGCCAACGAAACGCAGACGATTTATGTGCGGCTGAATTCTCGCAATTCGCTGTCCACCAGCATTCAGCTGATGGAGCCCACGGCATTTTCCGCCCTGGCCATCCAGGAGGCGCTGGGCTTTGGAGCGTTCTTTGGTTTCTACGCACTTACCCTGCTCTGTTATCTGTTGTTCTGGTACTGGACACGTGAAGTGGTCAGCGGCCTGTATCTGCTTTATCTGACCTTCGGTGCTGCCGGGGCCGTGTTGAGTTCAGGCTACTTGCAACGACAGTTGTTGCCTGACTTGCCGCTGTGTAATGTCGCCATGATCATTCCTTTGGCCGGGGCGTTGATAACAGGCATGTTGTTCGGCATTCAGATTCTTGGCGTTCGCAAGGCTGCACCGCGCTCGGCGATGGTCATGATGGGCGCGACCTGTCTGATTACCGCCATCGGGCTGATTGCCGGCCTGATGGACATGACCCTGCTGGCCATGGTGACGCTGGAAGTCGGCTTGCTGGCAACCATGACAGTGCTGACCGCCATCGCCATCGTGCGTGCCCTGCACCACAACCCATCGGCCTGGTTGTACCTGGCGGCATTCAGTGTGCTGCACATCGGGATGGCACTGCGTTTCCTGCGCGACCTGGGTTTGACGCCGATCAACACCCTGAGCGAAAACGGAATCTACTTAGGTATCACGCTGCACATCCTGATGATGAGCATCGCGATTTTCTGGCGCTACGACCAACTGCGGCGCGATAAGGATCAGGCCCAGGCAGCAGCGCTGGAAGCCGATCTGCGCGCCTTGGCCGAACGCCATGCGCATCGCGAGCAGCGGGAATTCATGGCCATGGTGTCGCACGAGTTCCGCTCGCCGCTGGCCATTATTGATCTGACGGTTCAGAACCTGATTTACAGCACGCGCGAAGAAAACGACAGCCGGGTGCCGCGTTACGCAAAAATCCAGCGTGCTGCGCAACGACTCAGCGTGCTGATGAACACCTATCTGTCGGCAGAACGCCTGGAAGATCGGAACGAGCCGCCATCCATGCGTATCTGTGACCTGACCCAGCTGCTAAGCGGTGTGCTGCTGGATCTGGACACTACCAACGGCCCCGAAGTGAAACTGGAAATCGATTCACTCGATCCGAACTTCGCCTGTGACCCGGATTCGCTGCGCATTCTGATGACCAATCTGCTGGAAAACGCGCGACGCCATTCGCGTATCGACCAGCCCGTGATTCTGCGCGTAAGCGGTCGCCAGCCCGATGCGCTGGAAGTGTCCATCGTCGATCAAGGTGAAGGCATCCCGCCCGACGAATTGCCGCGCCTGTTCCAGCGCTTCTTCCGTGGTCGTTCGGCGCAACGCCATCCGGGCGCGGGATTGGGGCTTTATCTGTGCCAGCGCATCGTTCGGCAGCACGGTGGCGAGATCAAGGTCTTCAGCGAACTTGGCAAGGGCACAGAATTCCGGGTGTGGCTGCCGAAGCGGGAAATACCTGAAGTTTGATTGATGGGACTTGGTGCTGAGGCTCGGTGCTGAAGTTTGGTGTCGAAAGTTGGTCTGCTGACGTTTGCCTTGCCAAACGTGCCATGCGAATCGACATCGCACGTTCAGCAAGCCAGGCGACGCATTGCGCAATCGCCTGCCTGCCTCACAGCGACTCGCTCAGTGCGAACCGCCCAGATACGCAGCCTTGACGGCCGGATCGGTTTTCAACTGCTCTGCCGGCCCGTGCACCGAGATATGCCCGTTCTCCAGCACGTAAGCGTAATCGGCAACATTCAACGCCGCCGCCGCAAACTGCTCCACCAGCAACATCGTGACGCCCTGCTCCTTCAAGCGCGCAATGATGCGGAACACTTCTTCCACCAGAATCGGTGCCAAGCCCATTGACGGCTCATCAAGCAAGACCAGTTCAGGGTTGAGCATCACGGCGCGGGCCATGGCAAGCATTTGCTGCTCGCCACCAGACAAGGTCCCGGCCAATTGCAGCCGGCGTTCCTGCAGACGCGGGAACAAGTCCATGGCACGCTCCAAGTCTGCCTCGATGTCGCCACGCGGGCGGCTGCCCGTGTAGCGCGGGAAGGCCCCCAGACGCAGGTTGTCGACCACGGACAGCGTGGCAAACACCCGCCGCCCTTCCGGCGAGTGCGCCAGGCCCAGACGCGCAATGCGATGCGGCGGCAATTGTTCGATGCGCTTGTCCCCCAGCGTGATCTGGCCTGCGGTGGCCTGGATCATGCCGGAAATCGCACGCATGGTTGTCGTCTTGCCAGCGCCGTTGGAACCGATCAGCGTGACCACCTTGCCTTTGGGCACGTCGATATCGATGCCGTGAAGCACCTTGACCTTGCCGTAACCGGCTTCGAGTTGTCGAATCGAAAGCATCTGATCGTTCCTATACCGTCGCGCCGCCGAGGTAGGCGGTAATGACTTTTTCGTTGGACTGGATCTCGGCGGGCAAGCCTTCGGCGATTTTCTGGCCGAAGTCGAGCACCGACACCGTGTCGCAGGTGCTCATCACCACGTCCATGTGGTGTTCGATCAGGATCAGCGTAATACCGTGATCGCGCACCTTGCGGATGATGGCCAGCAGTTCCTTGATGTCGGGTGCGGTCAAGCCGGCAGCCGGCTCATCAAGCAGCAACAGCATCGGGTCGAGCGCCAGCGCACGCGCGATTTCCAGCAGGCGCTGCTTGCCATAAGGCAGGTTGCGCGCCTCTTCGTCGGCCAGGT contains these protein-coding regions:
- a CDS encoding response regulator transcription factor encodes the protein MAHLLLLEDEAELREELVDFLVAQGHVVSEAGNIQAFQNRIADPRTPVDIAIIDRGLPDGDGLDLVASLRRQRADIGLVMFTARTTSHDKVLGFSLGADHYLTKPVRLDELAAVVNALQRRLPAPSSWRLRIGAHRLTLPSGIDVALTSLEFVFLKTLAEGQGQPVSRKRIVAAFGDDYLTYDQRRLDSMVRRLRQKVMHETSVVLPVNTYHGVGYGFTAELTIEP
- a CDS encoding sensor histidine kinase; its protein translation is MPLSLRVLAAVFFCLLAGGISAAPIIDIGSSNTHYVSDDNVGVLVDSSHELTLQDIMRLAPTAFSDQQSLQLGFTSSTVWLRLNVYRHLHAPPTWWLVFDQPLLDLIHVYVPASDGSYQERRGGINLPFGAHEIVSRRPAFAVDLPANETQTIYVRLNSRNSLSTSIQLMEPTAFSALAIQEALGFGAFFGFYALTLLCYLLFWYWTREVVSGLYLLYLTFGAAGAVLSSGYLQRQLLPDLPLCNVAMIIPLAGALITGMLFGIQILGVRKAAPRSAMVMMGATCLITAIGLIAGLMDMTLLAMVTLEVGLLATMTVLTAIAIVRALHHNPSAWLYLAAFSVLHIGMALRFLRDLGLTPINTLSENGIYLGITLHILMMSIAIFWRYDQLRRDKDQAQAAALEADLRALAERHAHREQREFMAMVSHEFRSPLAIIDLTVQNLIYSTREENDSRVPRYAKIQRAAQRLSVLMNTYLSAERLEDRNEPPSMRICDLTQLLSGVLLDLDTTNGPEVKLEIDSLDPNFACDPDSLRILMTNLLENARRHSRIDQPVILRVSGRQPDALEVSIVDQGEGIPPDELPRLFQRFFRGRSAQRHPGAGLGLYLCQRIVRQHGGEIKVFSELGKGTEFRVWLPKREIPEV
- a CDS encoding ABC transporter ATP-binding protein, whose amino-acid sequence is MLSIRQLEAGYGKVKVLHGIDIDVPKGKVVTLIGSNGAGKTTTMRAISGMIQATAGQITLGDKRIEQLPPHRIARLGLAHSPEGRRVFATLSVVDNLRLGAFPRYTGSRPRGDIEADLERAMDLFPRLQERRLQLAGTLSGGEQQMLAMARAVMLNPELVLLDEPSMGLAPILVEEVFRIIARLKEQGVTMLLVEQFAAAALNVADYAYVLENGHISVHGPAEQLKTDPAVKAAYLGGSH